The Ornithodoros turicata isolate Travis unplaced genomic scaffold, ASM3712646v1 Chromosome121, whole genome shotgun sequence genome has a segment encoding these proteins:
- the LOC135371784 gene encoding uncharacterized protein LOC135371784 — translation MTKYCEVLPLIPPELIDDIDDVLSSIRPDNAYDTLKSAIVSRTTVSERAMIQQLLTTEELGDLRPSQLLHRMRQLLGDRSDDHSAILRELFLNRLPQDVRLILAGNDDVALDRLADLADRITDYASAGVATVRSPTAAPPPATSELEGTIAPSAGEMEKMSTQLADLQASLHGQTRRPRSSSRRRPRAASQQRTQSPQYCWCHRRFKHRSTRYQAPCSW, via the coding sequence ATGACGAAGTACTGTGAAGTGCTGCCGCTTATCCCCCCGGAGCTCATCGACGACATTGATGACGTTCTTTCGTCGATACGGCCTGACAACGCGTATGATACGTTGAAATCTGCTATCGTCTCGCGCACGACAGTTTCGGAGCGAGCGATGATACAGCAGCTCCTTACGACTGAGGAGCTTGGTGACCTCCGTCCGTCGCAGCTCCTGCATCGTATGAGACAGCTCCTGGGAGATCGATCAGACGACCACTCCGCGATCCTCCGCGAGCTGTTCCTCAACCGACTTCCGCAAGATGTACGACTCATCTTGGCTGGGAACGACGATGTTGCCTTAGACCGTTTGGCCGACCTCGCTGACCGCATCACAGACTATGCTTCAGCCGGCGTGGCAACAGTGCGTTCCCCTACCGCCGCGCCGCCTCCAGCGACTAGCGAACTGGAAGGTACCATCGCCCCTTCGGCGGGAGAGATGGAAAAAATGTCGACGCAACTGGCTGATCTGCAAGCAAGTCTCCACGGCCAAACTCGCAGGCCCCGATCGAGCAGTCGCCGACGCCCCCGCGCAGCGTCGCAGCAGCGTACCCAGAGCCCCCAGTATTGCTGGTGTCACCGACGCTTCAAACACCGTTCCACGCGTTACCAAGCCCCATGCAGTTGGTAG